ATGGTATGAAATATGAAATAGTAAAAACAAAGTCCGCAGTACCAGTACCGGCATGCATGCCGTGGGCTGATGGTGCGGTATACATCCATGCTGTGTTATTCCGATCTGAATTGATGGAAAGACCCggcagggggggggggggggtgggatgGAGAGAGGtgaagagagggagaaggaaagagaaaaaaattgaaggTTGGAACCATTATAGTCCGTCACCGGTAGAGTTCGGGGTGGTTCTATTATCCTTAAAATGTTGTAGCAATATGGAAAAATTTCGGTGCCATCATTTTGTTTTGTAGTTGCAGAATGCTGAGGATGGatcctttttttaatgaaatctaGCTGGTCGGCTTCGATCTTTTTTTGCTCCATGTTTATCAAATGCCACTTAGAGACTGACTTGCCTGGTCAACAAATTAGACCGATTTTATTTAATTAtcgataatatttttataaattttgaacTACTCTTTATGGCACCATAAACATAAATAATTATTAATCATTTAtgtttctaataaaaataatatatatggtaaaagatgtaaaatttattgatgttttaatTATTAAGATAGGAAAGTTTTGAAAATACtctaaataaattatatttatctaCTTTCTctcaaaacaaaaggaaaattgattattgaaatatatacAACTTGCTGGAAATATAATCTTTGTATGCAACTTACCTGAAATATTTTCGTACGTATGATGGATcatgataataaaataaatttaaattgttTCTCAATGGTTGAGTAGGTTTTAATCTTTCACGAGGTTGAGGGTTCAAATCTGCATTCTAATTTTACggtggaacaaaatggataaaatgAAGAAGCAACCAATCATGGGAACATTGCCAGATTACATGCTTTGAAAAATGGGAAAATTCTTATGTTTGAATGTATCAATTTGACACCATCCATTGTGCAGCACTTTGGACGCATGACTTGAAGAATAGTTTAGATTTTGAAGATGTTAAATTTCACTTGTTCTAGGGATTGTGATATGGATGTGGACTCGATCATTGGTGGGGATATGGTTTGGGATAGAGACTTTGCATATGAACAACTTCGTATTTTGGCAATCAATATGGCAACTTCTGCTACTTGAATATTATGTAGCCTTTAGGCTTGTTTATCCTTTTCCATACCATAAAAGGAACCTCTTTATCTCTCACagtcataatatattaaaaaaaatttaaaacataaaagcCTAGGAGTTATAATTTTAATCAATTGTTGTTTCATTATTAGATTGCTTGTCACAAGTTTTGCTAAAATTTTCTGCTTCAAGTTATCACTTGTTGGTGTCTCTGTTCTTGTTAGGGAGGCAATTTACAGATTTTCTGAAACCATATTGGTTTGCAGCAGCTTGACCCCAGTCATAAGAAAGGTATCTTGGCCTAGAGTTGACATCAGGACATCTCATACCattacatacatatacacacatgtAGAATCTATATTTAGAAAGCATCTCTCGATGCACACTCCTCGTAGAACAGCAAATTTCTACTCGATTACATCAACATACCAGAGTTGATACCTGTCGAGATACATTTACCAAGGTAAATCAGCAAACAGGTacatacattttttttcttccagcaGTATTGAAAACATTCTTGATTCAACAGTCAGGGTCGGCCCAaaccttaggcgactgaggcggtcgcctaaggccttggctcaaagaaggcctcaaagacaaaacagaaagaaaaaggGCCCTCCTTAGTGAGTTCACCTTAGGCCGGCCTATTGTAGAaaaggcctcaaagacaaaacagaaagaaaaaagacctctcttagtgagttcgccttaggcccccaaatgcattgggctGCTCCTGTAACAGTCGCAAGCATATGCTGGCCTAAGCTCATGTGTTTGATACTGGAGGCATGACAACTCATTTTTGAATAAATGAATCATAAGTCAGGAAGAACATGCACAAAAACACAATTTTAGCAACACACATAGAGATCGATAATTgccaaaatttataaatacttaATCAAAGTTCTTCGTATACAACTGCAAGTAACCGAACCTAACTGCAGTGCTGCATCAAATTTACAGACAAatacatatgaaaaaaaaaagtaaaacatGGAGAACAGAATTCACCAGCAAATGACAGATTTCCTCCcaacaaaacaaagaaaaattgtTTCAGCAATGCACATCAAAGCTCTGCAGTATCCAAGCGGATTTAAAATGTTGCTTTGATTCTGAGATCAGGTGTACGAAGTACCGTACAGTTCTATATACAGTGGTATTATGGTGCCTTTCCCTATAAAGCAAAACATAAAGAACATCATGtaagtaaaaaaatataaacaagaaagaaagaacaaaaaaaaaacaaaaaaataatagtaataataacacAAGCTTTGATATTAGAATCTGCTTCTATTATTTGGTCTTCATGGACTAGGAACAGGCATACAGACCTTTCTGATATAAAAGAAGGATTAAACAGCCTGTCAATGAAATAAAACTATGAGCATCTCATAGTTCTCCAGGAGGGCCTATATAGAAGACTTATTTCTAGTAGAGGGATGGCCACTTCGGCATGCAGAAAAAGCCCCCATGATTGGTCCTATTTAATGGGAATATAAAGACTATAACCATTGACACATGAAAACCAAACAACGAAAGGAAAAAATGGAAATTTAAAGTTTCATGTTCTGTATCGTATTCTTATCTGCTTTACCTTCTATTTACCTTTCTCTGATGAAAAAAGACACTGCAATATGTTGAACGATGGAGCAGTGGTGCAGAGATCAGTTGCTTGATGAGGCAAAGCTTTCAAAACACTaaagaaatataataaaagaATGGGTCAAATGCAATGCTCTGTTTGACAGCCAACTGACTTTTCTAGTCTGAAAGCATTTCTTGCAAGTCTGGAACTTCAGATCTGATGAAGAGGTTATACTCCTGGTCTGTTCCATTCAGTGAGCCCCCTAGAGGTGTATTTTCTCCATAATCAAAGTCCCTCCAATCCGACTCCTCATCAGTAGAAGGATTGTCTGTCGGTTCCCCAATACTTCTAGTTGAATTAGACTTCCCATTTTCAATTCCAATCTTTGACTGAATGTGATAGGTAGTTGCTGATTCTTTCTTGGAATTTTCACATATACATGTTGAAGGGTTTTCATGAAATTCTCCTCTACCAGGTCTAACCTCATTGGGCTCCCCCATGAATCCCTTTTGACAAGTGCGGACCTTGGATGCAAACGCTTCCCAGGCCATGCAGGTTCGGTTCAGAAACACAGAGTACAGTTTCTTAGCATTTGGTCTTATGGTTCTCCTATGTCCAAAATATCTCCTACAGATTGAGCATATCCTAGCAGGTGAATGGAGTTGTTCTTCATTATCCAATgtaagcacaatgaaaatggaGACTTACCTCCGACCAGCCAACATCCTAGCCATGTTCCCGTTGTTGTTTGTTACAAATACATCGCTGCCGTCGCATACAATGAAGTCAAGGGCAGCCATGCGAGATGAGAATGCTGCAAATGGTGCCAACTCCACCTTGCTTGCTAAAGTTTCTTTCGAGTGAAAGTTAGGAAAGACTGCCTTCAGAGGTGCCAATGTCTCCTCTCCCCCATAGACCTCACCAGATGCCACATAGATGTGAACATCTTTGCCAAACCCCAGTGCTCTCAGCAAAAGGCCTACCTCCTCAGGTGTCAATGGGCATTTCCCATGCCTGCGTTCCTTGTCCGAGTTGCTTGTCTGCAGACATATTATTAAAGCAACTAGTTTCATCCAGATAGAGAGGTAATAATTCTTGAATAACACCTTCACCAACAAAAGGAGTACTGCTGGCCTTACATGCAAGGTTTTCCACCTCTTGCGTATGGCACCCAATTCTGtcctttccttttctcctcctccataATAGCACCCAGAGAAGGCAAGCATATCAGGTTCAAATCTGCCACAACAGAAATTTTCATTTATCACATGACATTCTATAATCTTTATTGAATCCTTGGCTGCATAGAAGTTTTAGAGGACCCGATTGCATATCATGGTAATGGACCAATAAGTATCTGAAGAAAAAAGGTTCTTCCACAAGTAGCTCCACTATTTTATGGATAATAGTAACGCAACACGTAACACTAGTTTCTCATTTCTCTGACAAAGTTGAGTAATTTAATACATGTGCATATTGTCATTTAGTTTAAATAGGGAAGAAAAATTTTATCATACAATCACCTCTTTGTCATAGATTTTGTAGAGCaatttcacaaaatttttcacaaGAGCAAAAATTTCACAAATGTTGACTCCTAAATGTAAAGGGAATGAGAAGGAATGAGCATGTGATGCTCTCTGTGTGAATAACTAAATACTGGAAAGGAACATCAGGTGGGGTATGGCTCATAATTTTCTTCAAAACTGTAATTTCTTGACAGCAGATGATTCTTTTGATTATTAATAgtataatatataaaattgaAAGAATTGTCAAAATGGAGAAACATAATAgaggagaaaaagaataaatggaagaaaaagaaaagtcaaGCGATATAGTGGTGGAAGAAAGATATGCGAAGAAGTTTGTTTGAAGGTATAGGAAATTTTAGAGTCAGAAGATTCACTGTTTGCAAGCAAGGGTAGGAGCAAGGAAAGGTTGACGGTCAGGAAAGTGCAAAAGAACCTTTCATCTTACGCTGGAAAAAACATGACATGGTTGACTCAAAAAATTCAACTTGCCTCAGTCAACTTTTTTTCACAATATCAAGGGAAAGGTAAAAGTATGGCTCAGATACCAGCATTTACAAGTGGAACTCAGCAAACTATATATCTTCAGATTCTAGATCTTTTGATGCTAAAACTATATATACCTAAGAAGACTGGCGAAGGGACTAGAGCAAAATAGAGAATGAAAGGAGAATGAGGCAATGATGGATTAAATGTTGTTCACAAGTAATATTTGGTGCAGGGAATGGAAACAGGATCATAACCTGTGAAATGGCTCCAATATCATTGTGTAGCAATCTCTGTTTCTAAGTGCAGAGCAACTAAATCATTTGAATAACTATGCCACAAATCTATGTTGAACTACTAGCTTAGGTCAACTCGTGACCACATCAAAAACTTACCTCAGGTGAAGGGCAATAAAGTGCTTGCTTCTTGCCTTCATTCTCCGAATCAGCCTATCGCCCATTTCCTGTATAGGATCTGTAAATCTAAGGGCATGATAATTAACTCTACATCTCAGTTTTTGAAGATTAGTCTCCAACTTGTTTGAAAGCCTGTAGTCGAACTTCGTTAGCTGAACAATCTGCATCATCATGAGAGAAAAAATGTTGgttttgcatgcatgcataggTCCAAATAAGCAGGTACTTCTTTACCATAGGATACATTTAGACAGAAGAAATTGGGAAACCATACAGCAGTGACTAAATCTAAGTAAGGATTGAGAACAACATCAAAGTAAATCCTCAATTACAATAGCATTgcaacatgaaaaaaaaaggacattAATCACATACATTTGTATTCTTGATGTCTATTATTGTATCTGAGAAAACCCTATTTTCTGTAATAAGACTTTGAAATAATAAAGAGTTGCACCTTTAGAAGTTTAGCATAAAACACTCGCTCAGCCTTAACCAATAGCCATATTCCATATTACAAGGTTTAGGCGTTTAGCCTTATGGAGCAGTAATGTGATTtactaaaatttgaaaaatgcaTGAAGACTGGGTCTCAACTTAACAACACCCACAATACATGTAAACTTTAACTacagttaaaaaatataaacaagtctCAAGAAGTATCACTTCAAACAAGTAATCTTCGATCATATTTAAGCACGTACCCAAAATCAGTTTGAGCAGCAATTCTAAATTGAAAAAGCTTTTAAATCTCATAATTATTCTGAAACTGACATAATATGGCAAATGtaacaacttaatacaaaataagTTCAATATATTCTGGTATACTGTTTCTTCATATGCTGCTCAAAATTTTCACTCAATTACTCAGATGCCCCATACGACTGCAGAGATCAGCTCAAATTCCAATTACCCATAAAACATACAATCATGCCTCTTTGCAAACAATATATAAGACTGGTCATAACCCATCCAGTGGGATGAGGGTATGCAT
Above is a genomic segment from Phoenix dactylifera cultivar Barhee BC4 chromosome 2, palm_55x_up_171113_PBpolish2nd_filt_p, whole genome shotgun sequence containing:
- the LOC103708736 gene encoding O-fucosyltransferase 16-like isoform X1, whose translation is MGLQRRRHPERWVIPAVPPTYVLSTAALLLLVVFAFLSLLAPPLPDHPSFPHPLFCHRCSHLPSLLVFSPSVLSLNLFSLFEFLIAIFGLLKNPVELQRNVVAADPFRVPSGGGSPVSDLWGSKQAKYFYGCSNASSEFAKEEAITQPNRYLMIATSGGLNQQRTGITDAVVAARILNATLVVPKLDQKSFWKDASDFAEIFDVDWFISSLSKDVKIIKQLPKKGGKVIGTPYTMRVPRKCAPTCYETRVLPVLLKKHIVQLTKFDYRLSNKLETNLQKLRCRVNYHALRFTDPIQEMGDRLIRRMKARSKHFIALHLRFEPDMLAFSGCYYGGGEKERTELGAIRKRWKTLHTSNSDKERRHGKCPLTPEEVGLLLRALGFGKDVHIYVASGEVYGGEETLAPLKAVFPNFHSKETLASKVELAPFAAFSSRMAALDFIVCDGSDVFVTNNNGNMARMLAGRRRYFGHRRTIRPNAKKLYSVFLNRTCMAWEAFASKVRTCQKGFMGEPNEVRPGRGEFHENPSTCICENSKKESATTYHIQSKIGIENGKSNSTRSIGEPTDNPSTDEESDWRDFDYGENTPLGGSLNGTDQEYNLFIRSEVPDLQEMLSD
- the LOC103708736 gene encoding O-fucosyltransferase 16-like isoform X2, which gives rise to MGLQRRRHPERWVIPAVPPTYVLSTAALLLLVVFAFLSLLAPPLPDHPSFPHPLFCHRCSHLPSLLNPVELQRNVVAADPFRVPSGGGSPVSDLWGSKQAKYFYGCSNASSEFAKEEAITQPNRYLMIATSGGLNQQRTGITDAVVAARILNATLVVPKLDQKSFWKDASDFAEIFDVDWFISSLSKDVKIIKQLPKKGGKVIGTPYTMRVPRKCAPTCYETRVLPVLLKKHIVQLTKFDYRLSNKLETNLQKLRCRVNYHALRFTDPIQEMGDRLIRRMKARSKHFIALHLRFEPDMLAFSGCYYGGGEKERTELGAIRKRWKTLHTSNSDKERRHGKCPLTPEEVGLLLRALGFGKDVHIYVASGEVYGGEETLAPLKAVFPNFHSKETLASKVELAPFAAFSSRMAALDFIVCDGSDVFVTNNNGNMARMLAGRRRYFGHRRTIRPNAKKLYSVFLNRTCMAWEAFASKVRTCQKGFMGEPNEVRPGRGEFHENPSTCICENSKKESATTYHIQSKIGIENGKSNSTRSIGEPTDNPSTDEESDWRDFDYGENTPLGGSLNGTDQEYNLFIRSEVPDLQEMLSD